The genomic DNA TGTACTCGTAAACGTACATGGTGGAGGTTACACTGGCCAAGCTGGAGCTATCCGTCACGGTATCGCTCGTGCTTTGCTTCAAGTTGACCCTGAGTACCGTGGTTCTCTAAAACGCGCTGGTCTATTGACTCGTGACTCCCGTATGAAAGAACGTAAAAAATACGGTCTTAAAGGTGCACGTCGCGCGCCACAATTCTCAAAACGTTAATATACTTGGTATATCAACACGTACCCTCTTTGCTCTTACTGGGCAAGGAGGGTATTTTTGTGTCTGAATATGGTATTGAATACCCCTTGAATACCTTTAGCTAAAAATCCATGTATTGCTGGAACATCTCCGCTGTTTTCTCCTTCGCTTCATCGCTTCATCGGTCACATGAGTGTAAATATCCATCGTGGTTTGAACGTCTGAATGACCAAGACGGACTTGTACATCTTTAATAGAAGCACCTGCTGCAAACAGTAGACTGGCATGTGTATGACGGAATGCATGAACATGATTTGCGGAAGCTCCAGGTTCTTTAGATAAAAACTCTTTAGCTTTTCATTCAAATAGGCCATTCGACAATAATCCATTTCATGTATTAGCTGATTATGGAATGTAAATAAGGGCTTCTTATTAGTATTGAAACCTCTTAACAACTGAACCTAAACTATGTTATTTTTACTACTATAAAATGGTAAGCCAAAGAGATCGAGAAGTTAGTAAAAGAACAGCATCAGCAGAAAGAACGTAATAGTTTGTATAAAAAAGTGGATCTTGCTGCATTAGACCCTAATAAGCCGCAAAAAGAATCCAATTCGGAGTAGACATACACCACGTCATCCCAAGAGAGTACGGGGGAGGAAACAGTTTCTCGAATCTGTATCCATTACCGCGAACCATTCACCAGCAATCGGTATCTCCATGGTGGGCAAGCTACTAAAATGAAAATAGGGGGAGTTTCAATGATACTCAAAAAGACGTTGCAAGCTCTAAAGAAACGACTTGATGAAAAAGGGAATATGGAGATTGTAGCTGAGCAAGGGGAAATTCACACAGTTCATTGTTCATTTAATCCCCCTATTGCAAGTAAAGAGCTGAAGGACTTTCAA from Rossellomorea marisflavi includes the following:
- the rpsI gene encoding 30S ribosomal protein S9 gives rise to the protein MAQVQYYGTGRRKSSVARVRLVPGNGNIIINDREVEVYIPFAALREVIKQPLVATETLGNYDVLVNVHGGGYTGQAGAIRHGIARALLQVDPEYRGSLKRAGLLTRDSRMKERKKYGLKGARRAPQFSKR
- a CDS encoding tyrosine-type recombinase/integrase → MFAAGASIKDVQVRLGHSDVQTTMDIYTHVTDEAMKRRRKQRRCSSNTWIFS